In Treponema sp. OMZ 798, the following proteins share a genomic window:
- the trpS gene encoding tryptophan--tRNA ligase has protein sequence MKDIILTGDRPTGKLHIGHYVGSLKNRVALQNSGKYDEIYIMIADAQATTDNADNLEKVRTSVVEVTLDYLACGIDPQKSTILVQTQIPELCELTFYYMNLVTLARLERNPTVKNEIKMRGFNAGIPVGFLTYPISQAADITAFLANTVPVGEDQMPMIEQTREIVRSFNSLYGETLVEPKELLPSNKTCGRLPGTDGKAKMSKSLGNCIYISDSHEEIKKKVMGMFTDPNHLRVEDPGKVEGNPVFTYLDAFARNEHFPEFWSDYSCLDEVKEHYQKGGLGDVKIKKFLNNILQEELRPIREKREAFQKDLPSVYQILIEGTKKAREKAAATTHSVRSAMKINYFEGMIKN, from the coding sequence ATGAAAGACATTATTTTGACCGGGGATAGACCCACAGGAAAACTTCATATAGGACACTATGTGGGCTCCTTAAAAAACAGGGTTGCCTTGCAAAATTCGGGTAAATACGACGAAATTTATATTATGATTGCGGATGCACAGGCTACGACCGACAATGCGGATAATCTTGAAAAGGTTAGGACAAGCGTTGTTGAAGTTACCTTGGACTATCTTGCTTGCGGAATAGATCCTCAAAAATCGACAATCCTTGTGCAGACTCAAATTCCTGAGCTTTGCGAGCTTACCTTTTATTATATGAACCTTGTAACCCTTGCCCGCCTTGAGCGGAATCCGACGGTAAAAAATGAGATTAAAATGCGGGGCTTTAATGCAGGTATCCCTGTAGGTTTTTTAACCTACCCTATCAGTCAGGCAGCCGATATTACCGCCTTTTTGGCAAATACGGTTCCCGTAGGCGAAGACCAAATGCCGATGATTGAGCAGACCCGAGAAATTGTCCGCTCCTTTAATTCCCTTTACGGGGAAACCCTGGTAGAGCCTAAGGAGCTTTTGCCCTCGAACAAGACTTGCGGACGGCTTCCCGGAACGGACGGAAAGGCTAAGATGAGTAAGTCCCTCGGTAACTGTATATATATTTCTGACAGCCACGAAGAAATAAAAAAGAAGGTAATGGGAATGTTTACCGACCCGAATCATCTCCGAGTGGAAGATCCCGGAAAGGTTGAAGGAAACCCCGTCTTTACCTATCTTGATGCCTTTGCCCGAAACGAGCACTTCCCCGAGTTTTGGAGCGATTATTCGTGCTTGGATGAGGTAAAAGAACATTACCAAAAAGGCGGCCTCGGAGATGTTAAAATAAAAAAATTCTTAAACAATATTTTGCAGGAAGAACTTAGGCCCATCAGAGAAAAAAGGGAAGCCTTTCAAAAAGACCTCCCTTCGGTTTATCAAATCCTGATTGAAGGCACCAAAAAAGCAAGGGAAAAAGCCGCAGCTACAACCCATTCGGTACGCTCTGCAATGAAAATAAATTATTTTGAAGGAATGATAAAAAATTAA
- a CDS encoding ABC-F family ATP-binding cassette domain-containing protein: MITVSDLSLKFGDRPLFKDVNLKFTKGNCYGIIGANGAGKSTFLKVLSGELEHDSGEFSITPGERMAVLRQDHFAFDEYSVKDTVFMGYPKLYNVRNEREAVYAKENFSEEDGIRASELEAEFADLNGWEAENQIEQILSGLGLDENYHDRMMSELDEGQKVRVLLAQAIFGTPDILLLDEPTNGLDLESIAWLEEFLIEFPNIIIVVSHDRHFLNTVCTHVCDIDYGKIRMYSGNYDFWYQMSRIMQRQAKDQQKKREEKMKDLREFILRFASNAAKSRQATSRKKVYDKLALEEIEVTSRKFPYVHFKPNREIGNNVVRTEKISYKTQDTAEEKGIQLLNDFSFTVNRTDKIAFVGQEHNSKTALFDILTGKLTPDSGDVYWGQTVTHAYLNKDNAEYFNNDLNITEWLKQYSPDQDDAYVRGFLGRMLFSGDESLKPVNVLSGGEKVRCILSKLMLSGANVLILDEPTNHLDLEAITSLNDALVEFPGVILFNSHDHEFISSIANRIIEITPNGIIDRMMNFDDYIKDEHVKKLREELYGNNKKMQI; this comes from the coding sequence ATGATTACAGTAAGCGATTTAAGTTTAAAGTTCGGCGACAGGCCGCTTTTTAAGGATGTCAATTTAAAATTTACTAAGGGCAATTGCTATGGAATTATCGGTGCAAACGGAGCCGGAAAGTCTACTTTTTTAAAGGTTCTTTCGGGCGAATTGGAGCACGATTCGGGCGAGTTCAGTATCACCCCCGGAGAGCGTATGGCAGTTTTAAGACAGGATCACTTTGCCTTTGATGAGTACAGCGTAAAAGACACTGTTTTTATGGGTTATCCTAAGCTCTACAATGTTCGAAACGAAAGAGAAGCCGTTTATGCAAAAGAAAATTTTAGTGAAGAAGACGGAATAAGAGCTTCGGAGTTGGAGGCCGAATTTGCTGATTTAAACGGCTGGGAGGCTGAAAATCAAATAGAGCAGATTCTTTCAGGTTTGGGCCTTGACGAAAACTACCATGACAGAATGATGAGCGAACTCGACGAAGGCCAAAAGGTTCGGGTCTTGCTTGCACAGGCCATCTTCGGCACCCCCGATATTCTTCTTTTGGACGAACCGACAAACGGTTTAGACCTTGAATCCATAGCATGGCTTGAAGAATTTTTAATCGAATTTCCCAATATTATAATTGTTGTTTCTCACGACAGGCACTTTTTAAATACGGTTTGTACCCATGTCTGCGACATCGACTACGGAAAAATACGTATGTATTCGGGTAATTACGATTTCTGGTACCAAATGAGCAGGATTATGCAAAGACAGGCCAAGGATCAGCAAAAGAAGCGGGAAGAAAAGATGAAGGATTTAAGAGAGTTTATCTTACGCTTCGCCTCGAATGCAGCAAAGAGCCGTCAGGCAACCAGCCGAAAAAAGGTATACGATAAACTTGCCTTAGAAGAAATAGAAGTTACAAGCCGAAAATTCCCTTATGTTCATTTTAAACCCAATCGGGAAATCGGAAACAATGTTGTCCGCACCGAAAAAATTTCTTATAAGACTCAGGACACTGCAGAAGAAAAAGGAATTCAACTTTTAAACGATTTTTCTTTTACGGTAAACAGAACCGATAAGATAGCCTTTGTAGGTCAGGAGCATAATTCTAAAACAGCCCTCTTCGATATTTTAACCGGAAAATTAACTCCCGACTCAGGAGATGTTTATTGGGGACAGACAGTAACCCATGCCTATCTTAATAAGGACAATGCCGAGTATTTTAATAACGATTTAAATATCACGGAATGGCTTAAACAATATTCTCCCGACCAAGATGATGCCTATGTAAGGGGCTTTTTAGGCCGAATGCTTTTTTCGGGCGACGAGTCCTTAAAGCCCGTAAATGTTCTATCGGGAGGCGAAAAGGTGCGCTGTATATTGAGTAAGCTTATGCTTTCGGGAGCAAATGTTTTAATCCTCGATGAGCCTACGAACCACCTCGACCTTGAAGCCATTACAAGCTTAAACGATGCCCTTGTGGAATTCCCCGGAGTTATTCTTTTTAACTCCCACGACCACGAATTTATTTCTTCAATCGCAAACAGGATTATCGAAATTACACCCAACGGTATAATCGACAGGATGATGAATTTTGACGACTATATAAAAGACGAACACGTCAAAAAACTACGTGAAGAATTATACGGCAACAACAAAAAGATGCAGATTTAA
- the aspS gene encoding aspartate--tRNA ligase, with protein sequence MQRTVTCGGLNKDFAGKTVVLNGWIHRKRDHGGITFLNLRDRYGLTQVVVDDDASEELKALAVSLKQEFCIAVEGLVRLRPDSMINREMATGEIEVKALKIEVLSKSEVLPFQIDEKTNANEDLRLKYRYLDLRSKAMQEHIILRSKFAFAVREFLTSKEFLEIETPTFIKSTPEGARDYLVPSRLYPGKFYALPQSPQIYKQILMVSGFDKYFQIARCYRDEDARGDRQPEFTQIDLEMSFASREDVLNLTEGMMQYAFKKSINVDLPKNFERLSYDEAIDIYGTDKPDLRFEMKMQDAAFMAEIGTFAVFKDAISSGGAVKALVVKGQAEAYSRKKIEELEAAAKIYKAKGLAWIKVTESASKLEGGISKFFEGKEAEICSKLGAEKGDLILFVADKYKIACTALGAVRSKLGKDLGLLNPAEFKFVWIVDFPLFEWNEEENKWDPAHHMFSAPQEKYIPTMEENPEPVKGDLYDLVLNGYEVASGSIRIHNPELQKRIFKIVGFDESEAEKKFGFLTEAFKYGAPPHGGIAPGLDRIVMIMAGETSIKEVIAFPKNSFAVSPMDDSPSEVDQKQLDELHLAIKG encoded by the coding sequence ATGCAAAGAACCGTAACCTGCGGCGGCTTAAATAAGGATTTTGCAGGAAAGACTGTTGTTTTAAACGGCTGGATTCACCGAAAAAGGGATCACGGCGGTATTACTTTTTTAAATTTACGCGACCGTTACGGTTTGACCCAAGTTGTTGTAGACGATGATGCAAGCGAAGAATTAAAGGCCCTTGCAGTAAGCCTCAAACAGGAATTTTGTATAGCCGTTGAGGGGCTTGTAAGGCTGCGCCCCGATTCTATGATAAACAGGGAAATGGCAACCGGAGAAATCGAAGTTAAGGCATTAAAGATTGAAGTGCTTTCAAAAAGCGAGGTACTTCCTTTTCAAATTGACGAAAAAACAAACGCAAATGAAGATTTGCGTCTTAAATACAGGTATTTGGACTTACGTTCAAAGGCGATGCAGGAGCATATTATTTTGCGCTCCAAATTCGCCTTTGCGGTGCGGGAGTTTTTAACCTCAAAGGAATTTTTGGAAATTGAAACTCCGACCTTTATTAAGTCCACACCGGAAGGAGCACGCGACTATCTCGTCCCCTCCCGTCTTTACCCGGGAAAATTCTATGCCCTGCCTCAATCTCCGCAGATTTATAAGCAGATTTTAATGGTTTCGGGCTTCGATAAATATTTTCAGATTGCACGCTGCTACCGCGACGAAGATGCCCGCGGCGACAGGCAGCCTGAGTTTACTCAAATTGACCTTGAGATGAGCTTTGCCTCCCGCGAAGATGTTTTAAACTTGACCGAGGGCATGATGCAGTATGCTTTTAAAAAGAGCATAAATGTAGACCTTCCTAAAAACTTCGAGCGGCTAAGCTATGACGAGGCTATCGACATTTACGGAACCGATAAGCCAGATTTGCGTTTTGAAATGAAGATGCAGGATGCAGCCTTTATGGCGGAAATCGGAACCTTTGCAGTCTTTAAGGATGCTATTTCTTCAGGCGGAGCCGTCAAAGCCTTGGTGGTAAAGGGGCAAGCCGAAGCCTACAGCCGCAAAAAGATTGAAGAGCTTGAAGCCGCCGCCAAAATATACAAGGCTAAGGGTTTGGCTTGGATTAAGGTAACGGAATCCGCTTCAAAACTTGAGGGCGGTATTTCAAAATTCTTTGAAGGAAAGGAAGCGGAAATTTGCTCAAAGCTCGGAGCCGAGAAAGGCGACTTAATTCTCTTTGTAGCGGACAAATACAAGATTGCCTGCACAGCCTTGGGTGCCGTTAGAAGCAAGCTCGGAAAGGACTTGGGACTTTTAAACCCCGCCGAGTTTAAATTTGTCTGGATTGTAGACTTTCCCCTCTTTGAATGGAACGAGGAAGAAAACAAGTGGGATCCGGCTCATCACATGTTCTCGGCCCCTCAGGAAAAATATATTCCGACAATGGAAGAAAACCCCGAACCCGTAAAAGGCGACCTTTACGACCTCGTTTTAAACGGATATGAGGTAGCCTCAGGTTCGATAAGAATTCATAATCCCGAATTGCAAAAGCGTATCTTTAAGATTGTCGGTTTTGATGAAAGCGAAGCGGAAAAGAAGTTCGGCTTTTTAACCGAAGCCTTTAAATACGGAGCCCCGCCCCATGGAGGCATTGCTCCCGGTCTTGACCGCATCGTTATGATTATGGCAGGCGAAACCTCGATAAAAGAAGTAATCGCCTTCCCCAAAAACTCCTTTGCAGTAAGCCCCATGGACGACAGCCCAAGCGAAGTTGACCAAAAGCAGCTGGATGAATTGCATTTAGCGATTAAGGGATAA
- a CDS encoding NAD(+)/NADH kinase: MKKALIVLSIEKPNAKKICKEIEAFLSARGIDSFVYKYDGISHSPELNEDYDLAISLGGDGTVLFTARYSAPRHIPVFPINLGRFGFIANIEPKEWEGELLRLLNGKEDLHERMLLSASIRRENKEIVKYEALNDIVVSGSGIAKLINLDISFNGISFGIFRADGVIVSTPTGSTAYSAASGGPILDPDVSAFVLTPISPFSLSNRPLVLPSSGQMKIKVLPTRAKDTIVSIDGQEMVSLKEDDEIIISESPNKVKMAGCSPDNFYKALRSKLGWSGSSSSKLS; this comes from the coding sequence TTGAAAAAGGCCCTTATAGTTTTAAGTATCGAAAAACCCAATGCAAAAAAGATTTGTAAAGAAATCGAGGCTTTTTTGTCGGCAAGGGGAATCGATTCTTTTGTATACAAATATGACGGCATCTCCCATTCTCCCGAATTAAATGAGGACTATGACCTTGCAATAAGCCTCGGCGGAGACGGTACGGTTTTATTTACGGCCCGTTACAGTGCTCCCCGGCATATTCCGGTTTTTCCTATAAACTTAGGAAGGTTCGGCTTTATCGCAAATATTGAACCCAAGGAATGGGAAGGCGAACTTTTACGCCTTTTAAACGGAAAAGAGGATTTACATGAAAGGATGCTCCTTTCTGCTTCAATAAGGCGGGAAAATAAAGAAATTGTAAAATATGAGGCCCTAAACGATATTGTAGTTTCAGGCTCCGGCATAGCAAAGCTGATAAACCTGGATATTTCGTTTAACGGAATTTCATTCGGGATTTTTAGGGCTGACGGGGTTATCGTTTCGACTCCTACAGGCTCGACTGCCTATTCAGCAGCCTCAGGAGGTCCCATCTTGGATCCGGATGTCTCGGCCTTTGTTTTAACTCCTATTTCTCCCTTTTCCTTGTCGAACCGCCCCTTGGTTCTCCCCTCATCAGGGCAGATGAAGATAAAAGTTCTTCCTACAAGGGCAAAAGACACCATCGTTTCAATAGACGGACAAGAGATGGTTTCTTTAAAAGAGGATGATGAAATTATAATAAGCGAGTCTCCCAATAAGGTAAAAATGGCCGGCTGCTCTCCCGACAATTTTTACAAGGCTCTGAGATCTAAACTCGGCTGGTCGGGCTCTTCATCTTCAAAATTGAGTTGA
- a CDS encoding chemotaxis protein CheW, translating into MANAGVLNKKVKVENDNLLKLVTFQLGEELYGVEIMDVDQIVRVQDVRPIPNAPYYVEGIFNLRSEIIPVISLHKRFHIKKASLDEGDEFLGGFIIIKIENNKIGIIIDRVARVVDVKKEEIQPPPQMIAGIGAEYINGVVRRDPGYLIILDIHRLFNPKELQKITNL; encoded by the coding sequence ATGGCAAATGCAGGAGTCCTTAATAAAAAGGTCAAGGTTGAAAACGATAACCTCTTAAAATTAGTTACATTCCAACTTGGAGAAGAACTTTACGGTGTAGAAATTATGGACGTTGACCAAATAGTCAGGGTTCAGGATGTAAGACCTATCCCCAATGCTCCATACTATGTTGAAGGAATTTTCAACTTAAGAAGCGAAATTATTCCGGTAATAAGTCTTCATAAGAGATTTCACATAAAAAAAGCGTCCTTGGATGAGGGTGATGAATTTTTGGGAGGCTTTATAATCATAAAGATTGAGAATAACAAGATAGGCATTATCATCGACAGGGTTGCCCGTGTTGTTGATGTAAAAAAAGAAGAAATACAGCCTCCGCCTCAGATGATAGCAGGTATCGGAGCGGAATACATTAACGGCGTTGTCAGGCGTGATCCCGGCTATTTAATAATCTTGGATATTCACAGATTATTCAATCCGAAAGAATTACAAAAGATTACCAATTTATAA
- a CDS encoding DegT/DnrJ/EryC1/StrS family aminotransferase, translated as MKIPVYSSTIRRSEMDAVLTCMVEEKIGPGEMNQKLIKQVCEVFQTSGAAALRSPAIALTYALKALNLESGSSVIISSLAPSWQYVELSRQGYKPIVLDVEADSVFPSFESLENAVQTGGRVLVLHETLGFLPDMEKILSLNIPVIEDISQSAGAAYKEKFAGSMGIFSILGLEEKDILTGGGGAVLLAPERRNAIVLKKLYDEAPITDQLPDINASLAFVQLKQMAKNMEQRKEMHESYVRSLMQGKHKTIAQKEDTVNPVYSFPVILNSGVSDVQKYAAKKDIDTELAFKNSAVEYLKENQESLINASSLLLRCVLFPLYPRLGAKKSAEIARVLATLP; from the coding sequence ATGAAAATACCCGTTTACAGCTCAACTATAAGACGTTCCGAAATGGATGCAGTTCTTACATGCATGGTCGAGGAAAAAATAGGTCCCGGCGAGATGAACCAAAAACTCATTAAGCAGGTTTGCGAGGTGTTTCAAACGTCCGGAGCAGCCGCTTTAAGAAGCCCTGCCATAGCCTTAACATACGCCTTAAAGGCCTTAAACCTTGAATCAGGCTCATCGGTTATTATCTCGAGTTTGGCGCCATCTTGGCAGTATGTAGAGTTAAGCCGCCAAGGCTATAAGCCCATTGTGCTCGACGTAGAAGCCGACTCCGTTTTTCCGTCCTTTGAAAGCCTTGAAAACGCCGTACAAACAGGCGGAAGAGTTCTTGTCTTGCACGAAACCCTGGGTTTTTTACCCGACATGGAAAAGATATTAAGCTTAAATATTCCCGTAATAGAAGATATTTCGCAAAGTGCAGGGGCGGCATATAAGGAAAAATTTGCAGGCAGCATGGGTATTTTTTCTATCTTGGGACTGGAAGAAAAAGATATTTTAACCGGAGGGGGCGGTGCCGTATTATTGGCTCCCGAAAGAAGGAACGCAATAGTCTTAAAAAAACTCTACGATGAAGCTCCTATTACAGACCAATTACCCGATATAAATGCATCCTTGGCCTTTGTTCAGCTAAAACAGATGGCAAAAAACATGGAGCAGCGTAAGGAAATGCACGAGTCCTATGTACGCTCTTTGATGCAGGGAAAGCATAAAACGATAGCTCAAAAAGAAGACACGGTAAATCCTGTTTATTCTTTTCCCGTTATTTTGAATTCGGGCGTTTCGGATGTACAAAAATATGCGGCAAAAAAAGATATAGATACAGAGCTTGCTTTTAAAAATTCGGCTGTCGAGTATTTAAAAGAAAATCAGGAAAGCCTTATAAATGCTTCTTCCCTTTTACTGAGATGTGTGCTTTTTCCGCTCTATCCGCGATTGGGAGCAAAAAAATCGGCCGAGATTGCCAGAGTACTGGCTACCCTGCCCTAG
- a CDS encoding [FeFe] hydrogenase, group A, with protein MVNLTIDNIKISANETMTIMEAAANAGIPIPRLCFLKGINEIAACRVCVVELEGKEKLITSCNNSVEEGMVVYTNSPKVRLDRRRTVQMILSQHDCKCATCVRSGNCALQTLSNDLNIQDVLYEEQLENQPWDKNFPLIRNSKKCIKCMRCIQVCDKVQSLNIWELEGTGARTTINVSGSRTIAEADCSLCGQCITHCPVGALRERDDTEKFWRAVADPDKVVVVQVAPAIRTAWGEHLGVNLKEASVNKIFDALKRMGADYVFDTSFSADLTIMEEAYEFIERFSKGELKDKPMFTSCCPGWVRFIKSQYPHLVSHLSSAKSPMQMFGAVMKSYFAEKIGKKAEDIFSVAIMPCVAKKSEIEMEFFYGEYAGHDMDCVLTTREFVRMIKAAHILPETLKEIDPDNLFKEASGAGIIFGATGGVMEAALRTAYYAIMGENCSPDAFKVVRNSSQEESGVIEASFNLKENNLRIAVASGLANTRRLIDSIEAGEKHYDFVEIMACPGGCVGGGGQPIHDGCELAFERGQNLYFIDKNAKVRYSHENEDIQNLYKNYFEKPNSHKAHHLLHTDHFVWEMPRSPKRDRKGYVINEKFQS; from the coding sequence ATGGTAAACTTGACTATAGATAATATAAAAATATCGGCGAATGAAACCATGACTATTATGGAAGCTGCAGCAAATGCCGGAATTCCTATACCCAGACTTTGCTTTTTAAAGGGAATAAATGAAATTGCTGCCTGCCGTGTATGTGTTGTTGAGTTGGAAGGCAAGGAAAAACTTATAACCTCTTGTAACAACTCCGTTGAAGAAGGGATGGTTGTATATACCAACAGTCCAAAGGTAAGGCTTGACAGAAGAAGAACCGTTCAAATGATTTTGTCTCAGCATGATTGTAAGTGTGCCACCTGTGTAAGAAGCGGAAACTGTGCCTTACAAACTCTTTCAAACGACCTTAACATTCAAGATGTGTTATATGAGGAGCAGCTTGAAAATCAGCCTTGGGATAAGAATTTCCCTCTTATAAGAAATTCAAAAAAATGTATTAAGTGTATGCGCTGCATTCAGGTTTGCGACAAGGTTCAAAGCCTGAATATTTGGGAGCTGGAAGGAACCGGAGCCAGAACTACAATAAATGTTTCAGGCTCAAGAACAATAGCCGAAGCCGATTGCTCCTTATGCGGTCAGTGTATTACGCATTGTCCTGTGGGAGCCTTACGCGAAAGAGACGATACCGAAAAATTCTGGAGGGCTGTAGCCGATCCCGATAAGGTTGTTGTTGTGCAGGTTGCTCCTGCAATACGTACGGCTTGGGGAGAGCACTTGGGAGTTAATCTAAAAGAGGCTTCAGTAAACAAGATATTCGATGCTCTAAAACGCATGGGAGCCGATTATGTCTTTGATACCAGCTTTTCGGCAGACCTAACCATAATGGAAGAAGCATACGAATTTATTGAACGTTTTTCGAAGGGAGAACTAAAGGATAAGCCTATGTTTACCTCCTGTTGCCCGGGATGGGTTCGTTTTATAAAAAGCCAATATCCTCATTTGGTTTCTCATCTGTCTTCCGCAAAGTCTCCCATGCAAATGTTCGGAGCGGTTATGAAGTCGTATTTTGCAGAAAAAATCGGTAAAAAAGCGGAGGATATTTTTTCTGTTGCTATTATGCCCTGTGTTGCAAAAAAAAGCGAAATTGAAATGGAGTTTTTTTACGGCGAGTATGCAGGACATGATATGGACTGTGTTCTTACCACAAGAGAATTTGTAAGAATGATTAAGGCTGCTCATATTCTCCCCGAAACCCTAAAAGAAATAGATCCTGATAATCTTTTTAAAGAGGCATCAGGTGCCGGAATTATTTTCGGAGCTACGGGCGGTGTTATGGAAGCAGCCTTGCGTACAGCCTATTATGCAATAATGGGAGAAAATTGTTCGCCGGATGCTTTTAAGGTTGTAAGAAATTCCTCGCAAGAAGAGTCGGGAGTTATTGAAGCCTCTTTTAATTTAAAGGAGAATAATTTGCGTATAGCCGTAGCCAGCGGCCTTGCAAATACCAGACGGCTTATTGATTCTATAGAAGCCGGTGAAAAACATTATGATTTTGTAGAAATTATGGCTTGTCCCGGAGGCTGCGTAGGCGGAGGAGGTCAACCCATACATGACGGCTGCGAATTGGCCTTTGAGCGCGGACAAAATCTTTATTTTATAGATAAGAATGCAAAAGTAAGGTATTCGCATGAAAATGAGGATATACAAAACCTTTATAAAAATTATTTTGAAAAGCCTAACAGCCATAAAGCTCATCACCTTTTACATACGGATCACTTTGTATGGGAAATGCCGAGAAGTCCAAAGCGGGATCGAAAAGGTTATGTAATAAACGAAAAATTTCAATCGTAA